A single window of Psychromonas ingrahamii 37 DNA harbors:
- a CDS encoding sugar phosphate isomerase/epimerase family protein, which yields MLSISNIAWDVSLDQDVSEILVHHGMSHIDIAPPKYFPSPSQATNDDILKVRNYWLEKGIEPLGMQSLLFGTKDLNVFGSIDIRDKLLAHLSDICHIGNILGAKKLVFGSPKNRDRAHLNDKETLETAVDFFNRLGDIAKSENVVVCLEPNPVCYQANFMTNSPETAEVVEAVNHEHIRMQLDIGAMHINQESANEIIERFAHLIGHIHISEPQLAPLNIKNLFHRQAAESIHHYLPEMPMTIEMLTTNRSMTLTEIEQSIHVIKEVYQDD from the coding sequence ATGCTCTCTATTTCAAATATAGCTTGGGATGTCTCTCTTGATCAGGACGTCTCTGAAATACTTGTTCATCATGGAATGTCTCATATTGATATTGCACCTCCAAAATATTTCCCCTCCCCCAGCCAAGCAACCAACGATGATATTTTGAAGGTTAGAAATTATTGGCTTGAAAAAGGAATTGAACCACTTGGAATGCAATCATTGCTATTTGGAACAAAGGATTTAAATGTTTTTGGTTCAATAGATATACGGGATAAACTTTTAGCTCATCTTTCTGATATCTGTCATATAGGTAATATATTAGGAGCAAAAAAACTCGTTTTTGGCTCACCTAAAAATCGGGATAGAGCGCATTTAAATGATAAAGAAACGCTTGAAACTGCAGTTGATTTTTTTAATCGTTTAGGAGATATCGCTAAAAGTGAGAATGTTGTTGTTTGTTTAGAGCCAAATCCCGTCTGTTATCAAGCTAACTTTATGACTAACAGCCCAGAAACTGCTGAGGTCGTAGAGGCCGTTAATCATGAACATATTCGAATGCAACTTGATATCGGTGCTATGCATATTAATCAGGAATCAGCGAATGAAATTATTGAGCGATTTGCCCATTTGATAGGTCATATTCATATTAGTGAACCACAATTAGCCCCTCTGAATATTAAGAATTTATTTCATAGACAAGCGGCAGAAAGTATCCATCATTATTTACCTGAAATGCCGATGACTATTGAAATGCTCACCACTAACCGCTCGATGACATTGACTGAAATTGAGCAATCCATTCATGTCATCAAAGAAGTATATCAAGATGATTAG
- a CDS encoding polysaccharide deacetylase family protein: MKRIFKKLILSCLDKLGFLYFLHYKNRHKISVLMLHGVMTPHDNTIWNPLRPQLSPGELQRVLGILSSYYQFITVKQCIDMLEGKIPLIDNALLITFDDGYRNNIDYALPICEQFAIKPVLFVTTGYIDSGLPFWFDRLDYALQQNMGGVISFEYQGAKYCFDATSRQALKTSYQAFRDHCKQVFTEDIEMNQLFNALSEMLEIRAGKALREISTDDDWSAMVSWPQLREAVKTGRLDVSSHTVDHLRVDRLPEEQILIQLQQSKMRIEQELAGKCHYFCYPNGNYNDLAISLLKKTGYRAAFSTDVGLCEVKDSLMTLKRFNFPANKTKNEILYQLNR; encoded by the coding sequence ATGAAACGTATTTTTAAAAAACTAATATTAAGCTGTCTAGATAAGTTAGGTTTTTTATATTTTTTGCACTATAAAAATCGTCATAAAATTAGCGTGTTAATGTTGCATGGTGTGATGACTCCGCATGACAATACAATCTGGAATCCGCTAAGGCCGCAGCTCTCTCCTGGTGAATTGCAGCGTGTACTTGGTATCTTATCTAGTTATTATCAATTTATCACTGTCAAGCAATGTATCGACATGCTAGAAGGAAAAATCCCATTAATTGATAATGCATTACTCATTACCTTCGATGATGGTTATCGTAACAATATTGATTATGCCCTGCCTATTTGCGAGCAATTTGCTATTAAGCCAGTCCTATTTGTTACCACAGGCTACATAGATTCAGGCTTGCCTTTTTGGTTTGACCGCTTAGATTATGCACTGCAACAGAATATGGGAGGGGTAATCTCATTTGAATACCAAGGAGCTAAGTATTGTTTTGATGCAACTTCTCGGCAAGCCTTAAAAACGAGTTACCAAGCATTCAGAGATCATTGTAAGCAAGTATTTACTGAGGATATTGAAATGAATCAGTTATTTAATGCGTTATCTGAAATGCTTGAAATTCGTGCAGGGAAAGCACTACGAGAGATATCTACTGATGATGATTGGTCTGCTATGGTTTCTTGGCCACAATTACGAGAAGCGGTAAAAACAGGTCGCTTAGATGTATCAAGCCATACTGTTGATCATTTGCGAGTCGATCGCTTACCTGAAGAGCAAATTTTAATCCAATTACAACAGTCAAAAATGCGCATAGAGCAGGAGCTAGCAGGAAAATGTCATTATTTTTGTTACCCCAATGGCAATTATAATGATTTAGCTATCAGCTTGCTGAAAAAAACTGGCTATCGTGCTGCTTTTTCAACGGATGTCGGATTGTGTGAAGTAAAGGATAGTTTAATGACTTTAAAACGTTTTAATTTCCCTGCCAATAAAACAAAAAATGAGATTCTTTATCAGCTCAATCGTTGA
- a CDS encoding glycosyltransferase family 4 protein, whose protein sequence is MQKKINIVHYWGGCPNVATSKELSFLMLIKKCAEHGWNNWLVLSKYPENSELIDPILQTGCEIIYQPRSKGNFDPASIYCNFKLLWGIKCHVFHCYNDHTSPIIAAMFARVPIRVWSKLAMSSYYEQGITPKGLQRLMPSTWITCLFSNRILAISDAAGKEIYEQVGFKNKVATVQVPVSLERFMTITGAGIRDEFNLQQSDIVITAVGHFIEVKGWDIAIKAFARVYKEIPNAKLLLVGKKTSVEFYQKICLQIERYDLQKHVFFAGNRSDIPEILKASNIFILPSRSEGTPAALIEAMAAGLPCIAAETGGIPEVIVHGNNGLMFRREDAEDLADKIVCLLSDSELRLQLTKMAQKNLEKFSIENYVDSVFSHYQNLLKYYD, encoded by the coding sequence TTGCAAAAAAAAATAAATATTGTCCACTATTGGGGTGGGTGTCCGAATGTTGCAACGTCGAAAGAGCTTAGTTTTTTGATGTTAATTAAAAAATGCGCTGAACATGGCTGGAATAATTGGTTAGTGTTATCAAAATACCCTGAGAACTCTGAATTGATTGATCCTATCCTACAAACTGGTTGTGAAATTATTTATCAACCAAGATCTAAAGGTAATTTTGATCCCGCGAGTATTTATTGTAATTTTAAGCTCCTTTGGGGAATAAAATGTCATGTATTTCATTGCTATAACGATCATACCAGCCCAATCATAGCCGCTATGTTTGCGAGGGTTCCTATTAGAGTGTGGTCTAAATTAGCAATGTCCTCTTATTATGAGCAAGGTATTACCCCTAAAGGTTTGCAAAGGCTAATGCCAAGTACTTGGATTACTTGCTTGTTTTCGAATCGAATATTGGCAATAAGTGATGCAGCAGGAAAAGAAATATATGAACAAGTCGGTTTTAAAAATAAAGTAGCCACAGTTCAAGTACCTGTGTCACTTGAACGATTCATGACAATAACAGGTGCTGGTATAAGAGATGAATTTAATCTTCAACAATCAGATATTGTTATTACTGCTGTTGGTCATTTCATTGAGGTAAAAGGGTGGGACATCGCAATAAAAGCCTTTGCAAGGGTTTATAAAGAAATTCCAAATGCAAAACTGTTATTGGTTGGGAAAAAAACATCTGTAGAATTCTATCAAAAAATATGTTTGCAAATTGAGCGATATGATTTGCAAAAGCATGTGTTTTTTGCGGGTAATCGTAGCGATATTCCTGAAATTCTTAAGGCAAGTAACATCTTCATTCTACCTTCACGCTCAGAGGGTACGCCTGCTGCGCTTATTGAGGCAATGGCTGCCGGTTTACCATGCATTGCTGCTGAAACAGGAGGCATTCCCGAAGTTATAGTTCACGGTAATAATGGTCTTATGTTTCGAAGGGAAGATGCCGAAGATCTAGCTGATAAAATTGTATGTTTGCTCTCTGATTCAGAGCTTAGGCTTCAACTAACTAAAATGGCACAGAAAAACTTGGAAAAATTTTCTATAGAAAATTATGTGGATAGCGTCTTTTCTCACTATCAGAATCTGCTTAAATATTATGATTAA